The region ATCTGCTTCCCGCTGCGGGCCAAGGTCGTGGTCACCAAGGGCCGGGTGAAGCTGGTCATCCTAGTCATCTGGGCCTTGGCCTTCTGCAGCGCCGGGCCCATCTTCGTGCTAGTCGGGGTGGAGCACGAGAACGGCACTGACCCTCGGGACACCAATGAGTGCCGCGCCACCGAGTTTGCGGTGCGCTCCGGACTGCTCACGGTCATGGTGTGGGTGTCCAGCGTCTTCTTCTTTCTGCCTGTCTTCTGCCTCACGGTCCTCTACAGTCTCATCGGCAGGAAGCTGTGGCGGAGGAGGCGCGGGGACGCGGCGGTGGGCGCCTCGCTCAGAGACAAGAACCACAAGCAAACCGTGAAAATGCTGGGTAGGTCGCGCGTGCCCTCGGGCTTTCTCTCCCGGGTCGGGTCCCTCCTCTCCCCATgccttcccccttctcccccggtctccatctctctctctctcctgtttctcTCAGTCTCTGTCTTTCTGCATGTCTCTCAattgttctcttttcctctccactCCCCCCTCCTTACTTTCCCACTATCCAGACTCTCTCTTTTGATCTctatctgtctctgtctttctgtctctccgcTCTCTTTCATGGAGAAATGCCTCCACCTTTTTATTTGCCTAAAATGAATTTTAGATCAGCCTAGAAACTTTGCTTCaaaggatattttataaaagtCTATTTTGGTCTTTGAGGGTTAAAATTGAGGTTAAGCTTCCTGCCTCAAATAGAATTTGTGGGTATCTAAGTTACATTAAGAAAAGCAGGCATTGGATCTAGAAAATATTCAGTGGCAAATTTAACCAAAGATATGATCAATGTGGAGAATTCTGTTAGAGCTGATTCGCTTTCAATATTGTGATTTGTTCTCAGATAATTTCATCAATTCTGTTTACCCTGCTGCTGTTTATACTAAGCTTTGTAAGAAAGGGACAAATCAGTGGGGtctctttatttgttttcataattaCCCATAGGGTAGACTAAGATAAGGTAGGATAAACAAGGCTGcaacaagagaaaaggaaactttgtGGAATCTGACAGAGACTTATTACCCCTCTTCCCAAATGGCCTTGCAGGTATATTTGGGTGCAATGTCACAACTAAAGTGTggtgaatatttattgcatgaatTCAACTTCTTTAAGTGTATGTTTGGTACAAGTGAAGTAATACAAAATATGTTCACATCCaagcaaaatattaattgtaCACACTTTTTCAGAACCAGAGCCTGTATATTTCATTGTTTGGATATTATGGTCAACATTTCATACTCCTTGGCATATTTAATGCTTCTTAGAAGCCATTCCAGGATGATTTCATATTTGCAATTTTACAATTCCTGGATCCTGCATATTAAAGTGATATAGTTTATTCAAAGaatgtcaaagattttattttctagactGTGATTCTCATATGACTCATACATTGTAAACCTACAAATGTCCTGCAGGGGACTCTAGGCTCTCATCTATGAGACTCACACTGCTACCATGGCAGTCAAATTGCTACTATGCAACTTAGTTTTAAGGGTAAGTGGAATAAtttcctctaattttattttttaagctattaATTTTCTCACTGGTGTCTCAACaccaatgttaattttcttctcctttgacAATTTGAAGGCGATCACTAAAGTAGTTTAGGGACTAAAATACTATATCTTGTTATTTTTCCcttgatttctgaattttaaaaggttaGTCTAAAAATTTACAAGTCTTGAAAAATTATCTTACATGGGCAAAATGAAGACTTGAGTGGATGATAATTAACGTTAGTTGGTTTAATGGCCTTTTATGCCTCACTTACATCTAGTAGGTAGCATAGAATCATCCATCTTAGTGGTTCTTAGTCCTGACTGCACATTCAGTCCTCTgtgaaacttaaaaaagaaaagaaaagaaaaagcaagtctCCTGGTCTCCTTcctaaacattttaatttagtgAATCCATATTATATCCAAGGAATCtgcattgcttaaaaaaaaagtgcccCAGGAAACTGATACACAGTTATGGTTGAATAGAACCACTTTACCTCATATGTTTGTGTTGTGTTTAACACTTATAAGGAGGTAGACTATTGTGAATAAATGTCAACTCAATCACAAAATCACTCAAAcagttgttaaataaaaatgactggGAAGCTCATTCAAAAATTGTTGAACTTTTGGTGCAGACAGATTCAAtctttgttataataaaatgtagGAATGGGTAAAAGCAGAACACAGTGTTTTTCTTAAGGCAATGGTCATAATACATAATCAAAACAAACTAAGTCTTAAAAATAGAATGTGGTTTGCTATGACATTTCTTGAACTGACGATCTCTCTCCCATTGTCCTTTTAGCTGTAGTGGTGTTTGCCTTCATCCTCTGCTGGCTGCCCTTCCACGTAGGGCgctatttattttccaaatcttttgaGCCTGGCTCCCTGGAGATTGCTCAGATCAGTCAGTACTGCAACCTCGTGTCCTTTGTCCTCTTCTACCTCAGCGCTGCCATCAACCCCATTCTGTACAACATCATGTCTAAGAAGTACCGGGTGGCGGTGTTCAAACTTCTGGGATTCGAACCCTTCTCCCAGAGAAAGCTCTCCACTCTGAAGGATGAAAGTTCTCGGGCCTGGACAGAATCTAGTATTAATACATGACTT is a window of Microcebus murinus isolate Inina chromosome 1, M.murinus_Inina_mat1.0, whole genome shotgun sequence DNA encoding:
- the GHSR gene encoding growth hormone secretagogue receptor type 1 gives rise to the protein MWNATPSEESESNFTLADLGWDSPPGNDSLADDLLRLFPAPLLAGITATCVALFVVGIAGNLLTMLVVSRFRELRTTTNLYLSSMAFSDLLIFLCMPLDLVRLWQYRPWNFGDLLCKLFQFVSESCTYATVLTITALSVERYFAICFPLRAKVVVTKGRVKLVILVIWALAFCSAGPIFVLVGVEHENGTDPRDTNECRATEFAVRSGLLTVMVWVSSVFFFLPVFCLTVLYSLIGRKLWRRRRGDAAVGASLRDKNHKQTVKMLAVVVFAFILCWLPFHVGRYLFSKSFEPGSLEIAQISQYCNLVSFVLFYLSAAINPILYNIMSKKYRVAVFKLLGFEPFSQRKLSTLKDESSRAWTESSINT